A single region of the Mesorhizobium sp. NZP2077 genome encodes:
- a CDS encoding tyrosine-type recombinase/integrase, translating into MTQLRQRMSEDMQVRNFALNTQLSYLQQVSLFARHFGKSPDVLGREDIRTYQVYLTNEKKLASGSIHTAIAALRFLYSVTLERDWAPEEVLPFPKKPQKLPIILSPEEVQQFLGCVLNVKHHAILTTCYAAGLRISEAVQLKTTDIDSQRMVIRVEQGKGQKDRYVMLSPKLLEILRSYWKVCRPEARLFPGDRAGQPITRDAVGQACAKARDLSRLPKPVTPHSLRHAFAVHLLEAGADVRTIQLLLGHRSLATTAHYLRIATNKVCATSSPYELLPRPAPTPPPPAKPQYF; encoded by the coding sequence ATGACCCAACTTCGGCAACGCATGAGCGAGGACATGCAGGTGCGCAACTTCGCGCTCAACACCCAGCTCTCCTATCTGCAACAGGTGTCGCTGTTCGCCCGCCACTTCGGCAAGTCGCCGGACGTGCTCGGGCGCGAGGACATTCGGACCTATCAGGTCTATCTGACCAACGAGAAGAAGCTGGCGTCCGGTTCGATCCACACCGCCATCGCTGCGCTGCGCTTTCTCTACAGTGTGACGCTCGAAAGGGACTGGGCGCCTGAAGAGGTCCTCCCGTTTCCCAAGAAGCCGCAGAAGCTGCCGATCATCCTCAGCCCCGAGGAAGTTCAGCAATTCCTCGGCTGCGTCCTCAACGTCAAACACCACGCCATCCTGACCACCTGCTATGCCGCCGGCTTGCGCATCTCGGAGGCGGTTCAGCTGAAGACCACGGACATCGACAGCCAGAGAATGGTCATCCGCGTCGAGCAGGGCAAAGGCCAGAAGGACCGCTACGTGATGCTGTCGCCCAAGCTGCTGGAGATCCTGCGCAGCTATTGGAAGGTGTGCCGGCCAGAGGCGAGGCTCTTCCCCGGCGATCGCGCCGGCCAGCCGATCACCAGGGATGCGGTGGGACAAGCCTGCGCGAAAGCGCGCGACCTCTCCCGCTTGCCCAAACCGGTCACGCCGCACAGCCTGCGGCACGCCTTTGCCGTCCATCTATTGGAGGCCGGCGCCGACGTGCGCACCATTCAACTGCTGCTCGGTCACCGCAGCCTCGCGACCACCGCCCATTACCTGCGGATTGCCACCAACAAGGTCTGCGCCACGTCGAGCCCGTACGAGCTCTTACCGCGTCCGGCCCCCACCCCGCCGCCGCCGGCCAAGCCTCAGTACTTCTGA
- a CDS encoding toprim domain-containing protein: MPRDASELARRLARDAEAVCRHYLSNGRRQGRYWMVGDVRNTPGRSMFVRLSGPEAGPGAAGHWTDAASAQHGDLLDVIRESCDLAHFRDVTDEARRFLSLPRPEPVQAENLDRTPVAAGSSDAARRLFAASRPISGTMAERYLHGRRLIGVAGLACLRFHPRCYYRPDEADPPATHTAWPALIAAVADLAGTITGVHRTWLDPDGGKAPLATPRRAMGHLLGHAVRFGVPEDVLAVGEGIETVLSVREALPNLPLAAALSSNHLAAMLFPEHLRVLYILRDADPAGDATVAALTAKAEAAAIEPRVLSPYLNDFNDDLCHAGLSTLRAKLVTQLRPKDVERFSRPALGVG; this comes from the coding sequence ATGCCCCGCGATGCTTCCGAGCTGGCGCGCCGTCTCGCCCGCGATGCCGAGGCAGTCTGCCGCCACTACCTCTCCAACGGCCGGCGTCAGGGTCGCTATTGGATGGTGGGCGATGTTCGCAACACGCCGGGCCGGTCGATGTTCGTCCGGCTCAGCGGCCCGGAAGCCGGTCCCGGCGCTGCCGGGCACTGGACCGATGCCGCCTCCGCTCAGCACGGCGATCTTCTCGACGTGATCCGCGAGAGCTGCGATCTCGCGCACTTTCGCGATGTCACCGACGAAGCACGGCGCTTCCTCAGCCTGCCGCGCCCGGAACCGGTCCAGGCTGAGAATCTCGATCGAACGCCTGTCGCCGCTGGATCGTCGGACGCCGCGAGGCGCCTTTTCGCCGCGTCGAGGCCGATCAGCGGGACAATGGCAGAGCGTTACCTTCATGGCCGGCGCCTGATCGGCGTGGCGGGGCTTGCATGCCTCCGGTTTCACCCACGCTGCTATTATCGACCGGACGAGGCTGACCCACCAGCCACCCACACGGCATGGCCGGCGTTGATCGCCGCCGTCGCCGACCTTGCCGGCACGATCACCGGGGTCCACCGCACCTGGCTGGATCCTGACGGAGGCAAGGCACCCTTAGCGACCCCGCGACGGGCTATGGGCCATTTGCTCGGCCACGCAGTGCGGTTCGGAGTTCCCGAAGATGTGCTGGCCGTCGGTGAGGGTATCGAGACCGTGCTGTCCGTGCGCGAGGCCTTGCCCAACTTGCCACTGGCGGCGGCGCTCTCCTCCAACCATCTCGCCGCCATGCTCTTTCCGGAGCATTTGCGCGTGCTCTACATCTTGCGGGACGCAGACCCTGCGGGTGACGCTACGGTGGCGGCGTTGACGGCCAAGGCCGAGGCGGCGGCGATCGAGCCGCGCGTGCTGTCGCCGTATTTGAACGACTTCAACGACGATCTTTGCCACGCCGGTCTGTCGACACTTCGCGCGAAGTTGGTGACGCAACTACGACCGAAGGATGTTGAGCGATTCTCCAGACCAGCGCTGGGGGTGGGCTGA
- a CDS encoding IS91 family transposase, with amino-acid sequence MARSGPEVADIFRRYGEAYRVQHDASLSTAQRRVMTAIELCRTAALGGHIEQCDQCGHQRIAFNSCRDRHCPRCQSLARAQWLEDRRAELLDTQYFHVVFTLPGDIAAIAYQNKALVYGLLFRATAETLRTIAADPKHLGAEIGFFAVLHTWGQNLLHHPHLHCVVPGGGLSADGTRWIACKPGFFLPVRVLSRLFRRLFLEHLEKAFAAGQLKFFSSLQALSERDAFRRYLAPLRKAEWVIFAKPPFAGPEQVLDYVGRYTHRVAISNNRLVAIEDGTVRFRWKDYRHGNRQKVMTVSADEFMRRFLLHVLPDGFHRIRYYGFLGNRHRAQKLAHCRDLLGMPAPEASNSCSAKDYRDRYEDLTGHSLRQCPACHQGRMIVIETFDGVTGPPPYRDTS; translated from the coding sequence ATGGCCCGCTCGGGGCCGGAGGTGGCGGATATATTCCGCCGCTATGGCGAAGCCTATCGCGTGCAGCATGACGCGTCGCTCAGCACCGCGCAGCGTCGCGTCATGACGGCGATCGAACTCTGCCGCACCGCCGCGCTCGGCGGGCATATCGAGCAGTGCGATCAATGCGGCCACCAGCGCATCGCCTTCAACAGCTGCCGCGACAGACATTGTCCCCGCTGCCAATCGCTGGCCCGCGCGCAATGGCTGGAGGACCGTCGCGCCGAGCTTCTCGACACACAGTACTTCCACGTCGTCTTCACGCTGCCGGGTGACATTGCCGCCATCGCCTATCAGAACAAGGCGCTCGTCTACGGTCTGCTCTTCCGCGCCACCGCCGAGACACTGCGCACCATTGCCGCCGATCCCAAACACCTGGGTGCCGAGATCGGCTTCTTCGCCGTGCTGCACACCTGGGGCCAGAACTTGCTGCACCATCCCCACCTGCACTGCGTCGTCCCAGGCGGTGGCCTTTCTGCCGACGGCACGCGATGGATTGCCTGCAAACCCGGCTTCTTCCTGCCGGTCCGGGTGCTCTCACGCCTGTTCCGACGCTTGTTTCTGGAGCACCTGGAGAAAGCCTTCGCGGCCGGCCAGTTGAAGTTCTTCTCTAGCTTGCAGGCCTTGAGCGAGCGCGACGCCTTCCGGCGCTATCTGGCGCCCCTTCGAAAGGCCGAGTGGGTGATCTTCGCCAAGCCGCCCTTCGCCGGACCCGAACAGGTCCTCGACTACGTCGGCCGCTATACGCACCGCGTCGCCATTTCCAACAATCGCCTCGTCGCCATCGAGGATGGCACCGTTCGTTTCCGCTGGAAGGACTATCGGCACGGCAATCGGCAAAAGGTCATGACCGTCTCGGCCGACGAGTTCATGCGCCGCTTCCTGCTGCATGTCCTGCCCGACGGCTTCCATCGCATCCGCTATTACGGCTTCCTCGGCAATCGCCATCGCGCGCAAAAGCTCGCCCACTGCCGCGACCTGCTCGGCATGCCGGCTCCAGAGGCGTCGAACAGCTGCTCGGCGAAGGACTACCGCGACCGCTACGAGGACCTTACCGGGCATTCCCTCCGGCAATGCCCGGCCTGTCATCAGGGGCGGATGATCGTCATCGAAACGTTCGACGGCGTCACCGGACCCCCGCCATACCGGGATACATCATGA